Proteins encoded together in one Salarchaeum sp. JOR-1 window:
- the queC gene encoding 7-cyano-7-deazaguanine synthase QueC: protein MSRPRAVVLASGGMDSATAAAVAQDAGYDLYLLHTSYGQQTESKELECAKAQAEAFDAADFLHLTTDHLSKIGSSSLTDDEMEVEDADLEGDEIPSSYVPFRNANLLSMATSYAEAKECDAVFIGAHTEDFSGYPDCRPEFFEAFQQVVDVGTKPETEISIEAPFDEWSKTDIAERGLELDVPYEHTWSCYREEEPACGTCDACAFRLQAFQNLGERDPIDYAKRPDYTET from the coding sequence ATGAGCCGTCCGCGGGCGGTCGTCCTGGCGTCGGGTGGGATGGACAGCGCAACTGCTGCCGCAGTCGCTCAGGACGCCGGCTACGACCTATACCTGCTCCACACGTCGTACGGCCAGCAGACCGAGAGCAAGGAGTTGGAATGCGCGAAGGCGCAGGCCGAAGCCTTCGACGCCGCGGACTTCCTCCACCTCACGACGGATCACCTCTCGAAGATTGGATCCTCGAGTCTCACCGACGACGAGATGGAGGTCGAAGACGCGGATTTGGAAGGCGACGAGATTCCGTCCTCCTACGTTCCGTTCCGGAACGCCAACCTCCTCTCCATGGCGACCTCGTACGCGGAAGCCAAGGAGTGCGATGCGGTGTTCATCGGCGCCCATACCGAGGACTTCTCGGGATATCCTGACTGCCGCCCCGAGTTCTTCGAGGCGTTCCAGCAGGTCGTTGACGTCGGCACGAAACCCGAGACGGAGATCAGTATCGAAGCTCCGTTCGACGAGTGGTCGAAGACCGACATCGCCGAACGAGGGCTCGAACTCGACGTCCCCTACGAACACACGTGGAGCTGCTACCGGGAGGAAGAACCGGCTTGCGGTACCTGCGACGCGTGTGCGTTCCGCCTTCAGGCGTTCCAAAATCTCGGCGAGCGTGATCCCATCGATTACGCGAAGCGGCCGGACTATACCGAGACATAA